Below is a window of Veillonella rodentium DNA.
GGGATCTATATCGGGATTCAAAAACACGAGAATGCGCTGTTTTTGGTAATCTTTCAGAACAAACCAGACCAAAGGCAGCAGCAGCACGCCTAATCCGACGATAATTTGAATGAGTCGAGCTCGAATCCCCGCAATAAAAAGCATGCCCCCGAAAATAGCGATATATACGAGTGATGTTCCCAAGTCAGGTTGTAAGAATACGAGAAAAATAGGAATTCCTACATATATCACGGGATCCAGCAGCGATTTAAAGGTATTTAAATGATTAATACGAGGCTCCAGCATCTTTGCCATACAAATAATCATGAGTAATTTAGAAAATTCCGACGGCTGCAAGGTTATAGGCCCGATTTGAATCCACCGCTGCGCGCCTAACGCCGATGTACCGGCGATCATTACGGCCAATAGCATAATGAGCGTGAAGGCATAAATCATATTGCCCCAGTTCTTAAGGCGATGATAATCAAAAAACTGCATGCCTATAACTACAGCCACATTTGCCACGAAGAAAAGCAGTTGTTTTACCACGAGACTGTTGAAACTGAGTGCCTCCTGATTGACATGGGTAGCACTGCCCACAGCGGTCAAACCGATGCTCACAAGCAGAACCGTACAAATTATGATTGTCCAGTCGCTATGAGTCCAAATTTTTTGCCACATAGTATCCACCTATTTAAGCTTAATTCGGCGCCACAAGCTTTGTTTGGCGTCTAAAACAAGACGCTGCGTAGTCCAACCATTGCGATTAATATAGCGAACCGGCCTATTACCCTCAAAAAAGGTATTGCCGGAGGATGCCAATGTCGACATAGGCGTGGACTCTTTAGCTCTTCTTCGTTTTTCAGCATATGTATTAAATCGGTCCAGTATATCCTGTTCATCCCAGGTATTTCCGGAAATAACATAATCCACCAAAGGTTTTAATAAATCGGCCGCATCCGTACGAAGCAGATCAAATAATGTTCCATTCTGTGTATACCGCAAGACCTTTTCATCATACGGAATCATAGCCCCCACATATTCGGACCGGATTACATCCAAC
It encodes the following:
- the rodA gene encoding rod shape-determining protein RodA, whose protein sequence is MWQKIWTHSDWTIIICTVLLVSIGLTAVGSATHVNQEALSFNSLVVKQLLFFVANVAVVIGMQFFDYHRLKNWGNMIYAFTLIMLLAVMIAGTSALGAQRWIQIGPITLQPSEFSKLLMIICMAKMLEPRINHLNTFKSLLDPVIYVGIPIFLVFLQPDLGTSLVYIAIFGGMLFIAGIRARLIQIIVGLGVLLLPLVWFVLKDYQKQRILVFLNPDIDPFGSGYHIIQSKIAIGSGMILGKGVFNGTQSQLNFLPENHTDFIFSVIGEEFGFVGCIIVLALLFMLIYRSIRIAYTCNDTFGMLLATGIGAMLSFEVLINVGMTIGIMPVTGIPLPFLSYGVSALTTNMLSIGLLLNISMQRTKYIF